GAGCACTATAAATTTTGACTTGGTATTGGATTTGTAGACACAAGAATTATTATCGCTTTAGAATATGTTGAGAAACAAACATTGTGTTTATTTTCAATCGGTGTGACCCTCCATCACGCGTTACATAGATACTTGATCCAGTTTGTCATGTCTAACCACGCTGATAAAGAACAGGCTGAAAGCGTTGCTTAGGCTCGCGCAGATGGCCTGTACGTGTAAGGTTAGTTATggacaaacacacacgcacaaaaccTTATTATACGATCTGAGATTTCTTTAGACGCAAGGAACGTTTTAATAATAGTTGTCCCCTATATATGTAACAGTCGCTGAACGTAATCAACTGCCCGTTCAGATTGCAAATTCCATTACTGTAAGTTCTTTACATCCCTCAATTATGAGTGGACATGCACTGAACTTCGTTCGCCTTCTGGTTGTCTTCTCTCTCCATTTCTTCCCCTGTAATGAAAATGTTTGAGGTAGGTGGTCCAACACTTTGCATTTGTGCTTGCGAACCAACTCTGCCTGCGTTTCATTTCGCCGTGTTGTCAGTTTACCGTTCAGCAACATGCACAGGCTTCATTTAATAGCAACACGCCCTACTCGTTACATAAGAAAGTAAATACCTTTGATGTGAAACATCAAAAAAGCCTTTGGTGGGAACATAGTTCTCACAAACATCTGAGTTCTAGATATGCCATTTACGACGGTACAATAAATATTACGTAAAATTTCATCAAATGTTCAGGGCTATTCCGGAGGTTGTGAAGATAGGCCACGGACGCGACCAAACGAAGGCGGAACTTAGCTACGTTGAAGACGTGCTGCCAGTGCTATCGCGCTGTCGCGCAACACCCTTggaaaattttacaccctttggggcttatcttgtcccacaacaataatcgtcatctgtcttgcccgcgtttcccaTCTTTAAagctgcgagtccggtacttcccaATCACTAACGGCATGCGCGGTATCACTGTGACGcaacattctcgacaggaaagtagcgagcgccgagttttcaggaaagaaaacgcatcaaggcagatgacaattagagagttttagtttaggggacgcaagcggcttgcgtacgcaaggacTAGGGGCgacagtactgcgcatgcgcagtaccgtcgccctctaaactaaaactctctattatcgtTGTGTGACGgagatacactccaaagggtgcaagcttttcttacactcttaaaactgttgcaccctttggggtgtaaatttgtcccacaacaataatcgtcatctgccttgcttgcgtttcctctcctgaaaactcggcgctcgctactctcctgttgagaatgctgcgtcacactgataacgcgcatgccgttcgtgactgggaagtaccgggctcgccgcgttagagaaaggaaacgcgggcaagacggatgacgattattgttgtgggacaagataagccccaaagggtgtaaatttttctaagagtgtagagtgtgggacaaatatacaccccaaagggtgcaaccgttttaagagtgaataGCTTTGGGGCGTATGcacaactttatttatttatgttctATAACTCTCTCGCCTCCAGCATTTCGACGTCCTCCACTAACGCTTACCAAAAACATGTTCACGTCTTTGGCTATCCCCGAGGGCCAGCGCATATGGCCAGCGCCTCGGGAAGGCAGAGCACGCTTGCGCGTACGTCTGTCGCACCCCCGTgctatacactctaagaaaagtttacactctTTGGAGTGCCCCCTTCTGCcacaaaacgataatcgtcatctgccttgatgcgtttcctttctttaacgctgcgagcctggtatccagtaacgaacggcatgcgcgttttcagtatgatagcattcccgacaggcaagtagcgggcgcggcgttttcaagaaaggaaacgcatcaaggcagatgacgattatcgttgtgtggcaggaggggcactccaaaaggtgtaaacctttcttagagtgtacactcttagaaaaatttacaccttttggggcttatcttaccccacaacaataatcgtcatctgtcttgcccgcgtttcctttattttacgctgcgagcccggtacttcccagtcacgaacggcaagcgctttatcagtgtgacgcagcattctggacaggaaagtagcgagcaccgagttttcaagaaaggaaacgcaagcaaggcagatgacgattatcgttgtgaaacaaatatacaccccaaagggtgcaaccgttttaacaGTGTAGCCAGAGTAACGAAATTTAATCCCGAAGTAGAATACAAAGGTGAGCTGGTCGGTGAGCTAGTCGGCGAGCGgctataaagagagagagagaaagaccatctcgaaggccatgctttgccCGGCTAAGGCGCCGGAAGCATCTGGTGGCGTTATGACCATTTCAACACCACTTCTAACACGCCAAATGTGTAGTAAACGACGTGAAGCTATTCACGCACGCCGCTGCTGCAGTCAGAAGCTTTAAACTATTGCCTCTGAGATTACCTTCAATTTTGCGCAGCCAAGCAAGGACTTCAAGAAAAGCATTTAGCGCCTGCTATTTCTTTGGGTCATTGTAGGGtgaaaaagcatggcctttgagatttgggTTCGCTACACGGCGCACCTGGGGAGTCTGTTGAAAGGGTCGATGCGTTTCGAATCTCGAAATGAAGCCTACATTGCGCCAAATATTTATCACAAAATGAACAGAAGCTGTCTTGCAATAAAGGTAGCTGTTCTATTGGTAGCACATTTATCTGCCGTGTTGCCGTGCTCGCCGAACACAGCGTATTCAGCGTTTCAACGAACGCAACGTTGGTGAATTCAGCGCGTTGTGCGTCTTGCTTGTTGCTGTACGTCGTATGCTGTTTCTTTAGCGTAATACGTTGCGAATCGTGTCAGTATGTATTGGCGCACCTTTCAACTACCAGTGTCATTGCGATTAGTACAAAGTGCCTTGCCTAAAACAGTATGTACCATATCCACACCGCGTGTGTTATGTGCTGCCCATATACACACTTCCCGTAGCAGACGCGACGCGCATCCTGACGGCAAGTACCGATCATTAATTCTGCAAAATCCGTTACGCTGGCTCAGCCTATTCTTCGATTTTATGTACCTCAAGAACCAGTGGGACCCGGATTTTAATAGGTCTGAGTTTCTCGAAGGAGCAAAACAGGTTTGTACGATGACTTGTGTTGAAACATTGCTTCAAAAACGATTTCTGTATATGTGTTAGCTACACAACTGACGCGAGATCTGCGAGTATTGTCCGTAGTATATGCTTTGCGAGTGTTACTTCAACGCCTCAAGTTGGAATATATGTACCCTGTACCCTTCGTGGCCCACTGTCACCAGTGCCGCCTCCATTTGCTGCAGGCGATCTCTACTGTCCTTTCGCTTATCGCAACCCAGAAGCTAGACGACTTGGCTGGGCTCGTGAAGAGAGAGGTGAGGTCATGAAAATAAGTAGCAGCCTACTTTTCTCGTCATCTTTCTTTTGCGTGACGCGCTCTGGGCGTACGCCCGTGAGCAACGGACCAGCGTATTCGCGATTAAACTGGTTTTCTCCTCTGCCTGTGAATTTACTTGAAATTGAGGGCCGCAGATCTAACTTGTCATTTCGAACTTTCCAACTGGTCAAGCTCAGTTTATTCACGTTAATTGCCAAGAAATTCCGGATTTCTTTAGGCGACCCTGCGGTCCGAATACGTTTGCTCATGGGTGCACATCCCTGCAAGACCTCTTGCAAAGACGGCCTTTCGCGTGATTTATTTGTTTAAATCTTCTCCCTTCATTCCAAGTACGCTGAACTGCGCCGGCACGTGATTTTCGGCCAGTTAGGATTCTTGTTGTGCTTTGTTGCTTTATATTTTAATTGGTGTTCCTGTGAACACACTTCACACCCCAGGTCAAAAAAACCTTCCACTTGTTGCCTTTATTTTCACTAATGAAGTTTTTCATTTCCTTGTGTAAATGTGTAAAAGTCCAAGCACAGGTGTTGCAAAGCCACTGCAGTGTGCACACACAGTTCCACACCAAGACATATTGATACGACTTGTTCATACttatttctggccatggagaGTACACTTGAAATGTTGAGTTAAAACTGAAAATTCTAATTGGGGCTTGCTGAACTATCCACAAGTGAGAAACTGCTCCAGCACATTATAAGTGCTGCTATAGGCTACGTGTTAAGTTTCTCATGCATTAATCAGAATCTTTAGGTATCCAACTCAACCTAGCATATATGATACATTATATGAACATGGGCTAAGGTTAAAGTCAACCACAATATTCTTTTTGGTGCTTTGCTCTCTATCTTATAGTAATTTAATTTTGACAGCACTAAACTGAAAACTGGATTGCTATAGGTGCATGTTGCCAACTTGAGTAGTCTAAGCACACATTCTTCAGAATGATGCACGCTGTAATAATGTCCTGTGAGCAAAGCTTGCTAACATAAATTTTGTCTGAATACTGTGCAAGAAACATAGGTCCGCAAAATAAGTGAGTACTAACTCGTACTCACTCATTGCTATATATTTAGGCTATTTACTCACTCACACCCATGGCCATTCACAGCTATCAGCACTCATGTTTCTACTCAAACTCACcaaagctcacttgcattatATGCTTCCATTCACACTTGCCGGCGGCCACTTATGGTTGTACTCACGTCAACTCCGACTCACCGGCACTCCCTGACATACGTAAATACTTGCTTCCAGTTCCACTCTCCGACAGTCACTCGCATTCGTACTTCTGTCACGTTGGTCCAAACTTCTCATCGCCCACTTCCATTCCTACTCGCGTTAATGGGCACTCACTCCTGTTCATACTCATGTGCACTCTCGACCTTTACCACTCACTGTGCTCTATCTCATGCATGTGAAATGATTGTGGAGTGGGTATGAGTCAATGTACCCATGAGTGATTATGCCAACCAATGGTGTGGAAAACACAGGGCAGGCAGTGCTGCCTAATAACGTGGAGAAATATACATTTTATATAATGACCTGCATTTTTATTCTAACAAATTCAAAAAATATCTTCTGCTTACCACTACTTTGTTTGTGCTATACCAGTCGAGCATTTTTATGGTCACACTTGGAATCGTTGCTTGCCCGGTTTGTTCGGAAAACTTTGAAAAGTGCCACCATATGAGTATAAGCAAACTGCTGCATTGATGTGGCTTGGTTTTGCAGCCTATCCGCAATTAAAGGCCAGTTTCAACATAATTTTTGACTGTATAAAGAGCCTAGTTTCAGACAGTGTAAATATATAGGAGCCTGCATGCAATATCTTAAGCTTGAAATACAGGTGGAGGTGTTATGGAAAGCTCGCAAGAATGGCTGTTTTTGataccaaaactgaaaaaaatgctGCCATTACTACTCTTTTGAAATGATACATGACCCAGAACACGTGGCTCATCGGTACGACTTCCGAGGTTCGATGGTGTGCTGAAAAATCTCTGAAGCGTCAGGCTGGGACTTAAGTCATATCCGATGACCACCAGGTGCACGCATTGTCTATATTAGTGCTCTTTAAAGGTGGCTCATAGAAAAATTAGACAATTACCATCCCTACAGCTTTGCCAAAATTGCTTCAGTAGCatataccgtatatactcgtgcaagggccgcacttttttctAGAATCTCGGCTGGGTGCAGCCCCCACACAAAGTTGGGCATTACTGAGGCTTGCTTGTATTATGATGGATACCTCCTGTATGCATGACATCTTGGTCCACAAAGCACAGAGAAGAGTGAGTGGGGCGAAGTGCATATGCAGTTAGGTAAACAGCCCACTTGTCTGTACACTTCCTCCTTACTTTTTGCTTCTCTTCTTTGAGTCTAGCTTTTTGAACACTTCACCTTGTGTTCAACGTCTCTTATTCCCAGGCTGTCAACCGATTCGTCCAGGAGGTTTCGCAGCAGCTGGGTTATGGAAACATGCACTATCTCAAAGAGGTGGATGACATTGTTGCCATGCCACACAAAGTGGCACTTCAGTCTATTGTAGGTAAGGTGCATATCTGCCGAGCTTTCTTTAAGCCTGTTTACTTTGCGATAACAATGCAATGCTCCAAACATGATTTTGCAAACTAGTTAATTAATTTGGATTGGAAATTTACTTGTTTCTAATGGGTGAGAATGGTCACTTGTTGAAAATGGATGAGCATTGTCTGAGCACAATTTCCATGCTCAAGTCACCTGCCTTCTTTCACTGCAGGATACTGTGTGCAGTGTACTGAGCAGGGTAGTGAGCACTTGAAGCAATGCCACTGTGCCATGTAAAACAATACCTGCTATACTGCACCTGACATTGTGTCAAGCTTTTGTATTGTTGTGAGTTATAAAAGTGTTGTGACTCTTCACCATACACCCCACCCCATTCTCAGAGGTCGGGGTATCGGCCACAATGGTATTATTCTACTTTAAAGCTCGACGATTTGGGAGGTTTTTCCACTTTAACTTTTGCTGGAGGGAGTGCTTAGTCTAGACATCTAAAGTTTGACTAATGGTCGTTACATCTAAAATTGCTTAGAAATAAATACCCCAAAAGCGGCCAGCCAGGATTTTAGGGGAACaaaagttatgcagatccaacgcatacTTTGGAATCTGTATGAAGTAAGCTTTCACAAAGCagttaatgaaatgctataaatttgcccatttcattcttGCATCTTTGGCGTAAAAGAAATTGCAGCATAGGCATGTGCTCATACACGCAGGCTACGTAATTTGTCAAATATTATATTGACTTCCATTttgttatttcttatttatttaaaatgtacCGCCAacttcttggccaatgcccctaTGTGGGAGTCATCAACATCAACATGCAGcaatcatctcaaagagctagttcaCATTGGCGCAATACAAGTATATTGGCAtgtgtacttatttatccttttctcgggGACTGCCTTTCACTGCTAACATATTAAAGTATTGCTCAGCGCAAAACACGCCTGCATGATTCGGAACTTACTCGAAGGTTATCGTTGATTCCATCTGTTGTGTTTGTtatcaccaaaccttgtgtaatctgattgtatatCCGATGCATAGTATTTTCTAGAAAAAcatgggcaccagcgattacgctggaaccttttTAAAAAAACGATGCATttgacctgcagatcagatttcCGACAATCGCCGACTAAGCTCACCACTATTGTTGTGCCTTCAGTATCACCTGTTTTCTGTTCACAGGTTCatccaataaagagttagtttcgtgattcagagtttttgctactgtgtttttcttGTGCCTTCAGTATCACCTGTTTTCTGTTCACAGGTTCatccaataaagagttagtttcgtgattcagagtttttgctactgtgtttttcaatGTCACTTCAACATGAAATGTGGTGGAGGTGCCTTGTATCCATGTGCCAGATGCCCCCATCCAACTGCAAGCGTGGTCCAAAATGTGAAGAGTACGCCAACGTTGTGCCAGACCATCGAGCTAGCCACAGGCCACAAAATTTGCCCCTGAATACTGGATTCTACTCGAGATGACCAGGAAGAGTGCAGCCAAGTCAGGTACCACCATGACAGACCGAGCATCACCTGCACCCATCATACTGCAAAAACCCAGGGAAACACCTATCTTCCATGGAGCTTCATCCAACGACGCAGAAAGCTGGCTCGAGACATTTCGAACGATTTTCAAACTTCAACAACTGGATCTCTGAGGACAAGCTTCAacatgtgtacttctccttggaggATGCCGCGAAGACTTGATTTGAGAACCAGGAGACTACTCTAACAATGTGGGACCTGGTTAGAAGCAACTTTCTAAAGACCTTTGCAAACATTGTTTGAATAGAGAGGGCTGAACTATTACTGGAAGACCGAGTGCAACTACCCAATGAGAACATCGCCATCTCCATGGAAAAGGAACCCGTCTTTTCTGTCACGCCCACCCGGAAATGTTTGAGGAGAAAAAAATCTGCTTCCTTATGTGGGGCGTAAAGCAAAAACTGTGAATCGCAAAACTAGCTctgtattgggcgaacctgtgcccctAGAAAACAGATTACACTCAAAGCATAACGATAATGGCAAGCACAGTCAGTGATAgacgaaaatctgatctgcgggtcaagcgcatcggcgcTCGTACATGATTAATCAaaagttccagcgtaatcgctggtgcccacgtgccttctagaaaatACTGCATAATTCGTGTCACGCATACATTCAGATTACATGGAGTTCAATGACAATAgacacaacagatagaatcagTGATAACCACAGCACATGCCTCTCAACCCTTGACTTCAAGGACTCTCTTGAGTCACTAGTGCTCTCGTATAGGTTTATTATATCATCGATTTATAAAAATACTTTTATAGTCTTAACTCATATCACTAGTCATTGGTGTTATTTTAATGCTCATATATAACTAAATTTAGACCAACTTGCAtttaggcctttttacagccatgttacatatGCCATTCATAGCTCATAGTCCACTCTACCTATAATACGTTGAGAAACCGTCACCATAtgtcatggcactctttggccacatctggccttTGCATCAATAAAAAgtgcatattattattattattattattattattattattattattattattattatcatcatcatcatcatcatcatcatcatcagtgataACCATCAAGTAAGTCCTAAATCATGCAGGCGCATCTCACACTGAGCAATAAACTTAAGTTAGTGGTGAAATGCAGTTCTTGAGGaaaggataaataagtacacgtttCGATATGTGCGATAGTGGCCTAATgggcatcgggctgctgtgctggggtTGAGGTTTGATCCCTGCATCGGGCATACAATTCTTTTAcgcacccagtgacccaagttggtccggtGGTTGGTTTTGCGCCCGATTCCCTGAGCACGTACGCCCGACGCTCTACCCATTCGACCATAGACCACCTAGTGACCCAAGATTTGAGCTATTCAGCAAGACAGTAGCAGTACGCAGCCAGCAGCCACAGTCAGGAAAGTCTGGGAGGGttcacaaagaaagctttgctttagaCATGCTTGGGTTTTAGCTATTAAAACCATAGTTTGATTtgtggaggactctggattagttttcaacacctggggttctttaacttgcacttTAATGCACACAGCCATTTTCACATTTCGGCCCCATCAAACTGCAGCTGCCGTGGCCTGGGATTGAATTCGTGACCACATGCTTATAATGCCTTAGGCGCTAAGCTGCTGGGGCAGGTAAGCTATtcggaagttaaaaaaaaaaaagctgatggCCTTTAGGACAAAACTGCCTGCTGAAAGTACAGAAATGTTGGGCTCAAATGTTCATGACAGTGTTGTTTAGCGACTaaactggtttatttttcatgTTCATAAGTTGTTGCACGGCCCCTTTAACTTCACTGGCAGTATCTCGAAGTGCAGCCTGCTCCTACTTTCATAAAGAAAGGCAGTGCAGATTTGGTTATGCCATGTGCCCCGTCTCTGCAGGGGCATTTTTAAAGCAGCACCTATATTCTTGTATGTAACTGCCATCCGTACATGAAAAATTTGCAACTCAGTTAGGCATCAATAGCATCAAGTAACTGATGCATACAAGAGCTTGTGCAAGTAAATGTAAAGCTAAACAagacagaggtacacaggaaggtAGAAACTTGAACTTGTCAGCAGTGATTGAACAAGGCTTGTCTCAAGAGCCAGTGTTTCAACAGAAAGTCGTTTTGAATACAAAAAAGTGGACATtgttatcaataaaaaaaaaaagttgtgaagTTGCGTCAACGTGCACTTTGTGTGTGACAGTGTTTTCTTCACTAGCTAATTTGCTCCCCATTAAAGAATAAGGTGAGTAAGGATCATGCACCATGGGCCTTGCACTTTTCTGAGCATTTCGTTAAATGGGtccctgccttttcttgtttCTATTTCTATCTGTTATATGGGCTTCTGATTCAACAATGATTTGAACATTGTGCCTGCATAATGATGTTAGTGCACTTGTTTTTACTTTTACACTGTGTGTTAGTTGTTTTGCAGAGCACGGACATTACAAATTTCAAAGTGCATGCATGTGTATGTTcatttaaaaatgaaagaaacgtaaaaagcaataaaaaatgtTGTCTTTTTGTTAGTTGAATTTGCATCTTGCAGCAGCAATGAAGGTCAGCTACCTTGGGTGCACTGTAGAACTACTAATTGTAAATCACTTGATTAATAC
This genomic window from Dermacentor albipictus isolate Rhodes 1998 colony chromosome 9, USDA_Dalb.pri_finalv2, whole genome shotgun sequence contains:
- the LOC135911158 gene encoding m-AAA protease-interacting protein 1, mitochondrial-like isoform X2; translated protein: MYWRTFQLPVSLRLVQSALPKTVCTISTPRVLCAAHIHTSRSRRDAHPDGKYRSLILQNPLRWLSLFFDFMYLKNQWDPDFNRSEFLEGAKQAISTVLSLIATQKLDDLAGLVKREAVNRFVQEVSQQLGYGNMHYLKEVDDIVAMPHKVALQSIVDQKYCDIQVNFIVMKNLDNGQSSPDIPRVFVCFILAKFHRNYTAGVLPNWTITNLSLLRTSSLLR